One stretch of Punica granatum isolate Tunisia-2019 chromosome 5, ASM765513v2, whole genome shotgun sequence DNA includes these proteins:
- the LOC116209097 gene encoding pollen-specific leucine-rich repeat extensin-like protein 1: MTHAPPPPTHVGAPPAHSGEVPLPVPSPEARAPSTSTDGARIVTLEGDITILRGTINHMAADMAELMALLKGLNRASLNSTPPLGYGPTIDPNPWVPPTHAPEGIEAPAMHVPASHPANVPPPSVTLSAAIPLLPSDLTTLVPLPMSISVSAPVYAAPPPMVFPVPNPHAPVYTSEPLTFQAPQPHISFSCPAPPPINIPVSEPDTPT, translated from the coding sequence ATGACTCATGCACCGCCACCACCAACCCATGTGGGCGCGCCCCCAGCACACTCGGGAGAAGTTCCGCTACCAGTCCCATCGCCGGAAGCCCGAGCACCGTCCACCTCCACTGATGGTGCCCGCATCGTCACATTGGAAGGTGACATCACCATATTGAGGGGTACGATCAACCACATGGCTGCTGACatggccgagctcatggcTTTGCTCAAGGGCCTAAACCGCGCTTCCTTGAACTCTACTCCGCCTCTGGGGTACGGGCCAACGATCGACCCGAACCCCTGGGTCCCGCCGACCCATGCTCCGGAAGGTATTGAAGCGCCCGCAATGCACGTTCCTGCGAGCCACCCGGCCAATGTCCCTCCGCCATCAGTAACTCTCTCGGCGGCCATTCCTCTTCTTCCGTCGGACCTGACCACGCTTGTACCGCTGCCAATGTCTATATCGGTTTCAGCTCCTGTTTACGCAGCTCCTCCTCCGATGGTCTTCCCAGTACCAAATCCCCACGCTCCTGTTTATACATCCGAGCCTCTCacattccaagctccacaaccccatatcAGCTTCTCCTGCCCAGCAccacctcccataaatatCCCAGTCTCTGAACCAGACACACCAACTTAG